From a single Ammospiza nelsoni isolate bAmmNel1 chromosome 11, bAmmNel1.pri, whole genome shotgun sequence genomic region:
- the HRH1 gene encoding histamine H1 receptor yields the protein MTERPRPGRPLRFSLTKKMSNNTTEASSSAPRALLGLFLGSISLITIVMNILVLCAVRTEKKLQTVGNLYIVSLSIADLIVGAAVMPLNIVDLLSPQWPLGLAACLFWLSMDYVASTASIFNLFILCMDRYRSVQQPLRYLKYRTKMRASLLILGVWLLSFTWLIPILGWHVFANNGHRTVQGSKCETEFFEVTWFKVLAAILNFYLPSLLMLWFYCRIFSTVRKHCQHRELSNGSYWCSAEKATTPQTKTKDGKNICLQEQVVGGNTPGAEKKSSPEPHKVEAELCFSHPDRASKALSNGKVLNWSCFSLSTAEAEPGVDKAGKRGVCATENPGNEEQPGCQDSDSSGASDHHTFTEVAEASPRGACCPQGRTERRDSRGMAFLRKTWHTLHGHSRSIHWHGNRERKAARQLGVIMAAFMLCWIPYFVLFMVITFHDHKQLSELHRATIWLGYINSTLNPFLYPLCNQNFKKTFKKILHIH from the coding sequence ATGACTGAACGCCCAAGGCCTGGACGCCCACTCCGCTTCTCCCTCACCAAAAAGATGTCCAACAACACAACAGAGGCCTCCAGCAGCGCTCCCCGAGCCCTCCTAGGCCTGTTCCTGGGCAGCATCTCCCTGATCACCATTGTCATGAACATCCTGGTGCTGTGTGCCGTGAGGACGGAGAAGAAGCTGCAGACCGTGGGTAATTTATACATCGTGAGCCTCTCCATCGCCGACCTGATCGTGGGGGCGGCCGTCATGCCCCTCAACATCGTGGACCTGCTGAGCCCCCAGTggcccctggggctggcagcctgCTTGTTCTGGCTCTCCATGGATTACGTGGCCAGCACGGCCTCCATTTTCAACCTCTTCATCCTGTGCATGGACCGGTACCGCTCGGTGCAGCAGCCGCTCCGGTACCTCAAGTACCGCACCAAGATGAGGGCCTCGCTGCTCATCCTGGGGGTCTGGCTGCTCTCCTTCACCTGGCTCATCCCCATCCTGGGCTGGCACGTCTTTGCCAACAACGGGCACAGGACGGTGCAGGGGAGCAAGTGTGAGACGGAGTTCTTCGAGGTGACCTGGTTCAAAGTGCTGGCGGCCATCCTCAACTTCTACCTGCCCTCGCTGCTGATGCTGTGGTTCTACTGCAGAATCTTCAGCACTGTTCGaaagcactgccagcacagagagctcagCAATGGCTCCTACTGGTGCTCCGCAGAAAAGGCCACCACTCCTCAGACCAAGACGAAGGATGGGAAAAATATCTGCCTCCAGGAGCAAGTCGTAGGTGGGAACACCCCCGgtgcagaaaagaaaagctctccAGAGCCCCATAAAGTGGAGGCAGAGCTTTGTTTCAGCCATCCTGACAGGGCTTCAAAGGCCCTGAGTAATGGGAAAGTCCTGAACTGGAGCTGCTTCTCTCTCAGCACAGCCGAGGCTGAGCCTGGCGTGGATAAAGCAGGGAAGAGGGGGGTGTGTGCCACGGAAAACCCTGGGAATGAGGAGCAGCCCGGCTGCCAGGACAGTGACTCCAGCGGGGCATCAGACCACCACACCTTCACTGAGGTGGCAGAGGCCAGCCCCAGAGGAGCCTGCTGTCCTCAGGGGAGGACGGAGCGCAGGGACTCGAGGGGAATGGCATTCCTGAGGAAAACCTGGCACACCCTGCACGGGCACTCCAGGAGCATCCACTGGCACGGGAACAGGGAGAGGAAGGCAGCCAGGCAGCTGGGGGTGATCATGGCAGCCTTCATGCTCTGCTGGATCCCCTACTTCGTGCTCTTCATGGTGATAACCTTCCACGACCACAagcagctctcagagctgcacagggccACCATATGGCTGGGCTACATCAACTCCACCTTGAACCCGTTCCTCTACCCTCTCTGCAACCAGAATTTCAAGAAGACTTTTAAAAAGATCCTTCACATTCATTGA